One window of the Ictidomys tridecemlineatus isolate mIctTri1 chromosome 11, mIctTri1.hap1, whole genome shotgun sequence genome contains the following:
- the Pglyrp3 gene encoding peptidoglycan recognition protein 3, with amino-acid sequence MARGFPTIVSRKEWGARPLTCRAPLSPPVPFLITEQLTGMECQEQTLCSEMLRGLRFHSVHSKGWCDVAFNFLVGDDGRVYEGVGWNVQGSHTQGYNNVSLGIAFFGNKIGSRPSPAALSAAEGLIFYAIQKGHLSPRYIQPLLLKEETCLAPQHPGVSGKACPDITPRSAWEARETHCPHMSLPARYVIIIHTAGTSCSVSMDCLSSVRDIQSFHMDKLDFCDIGYHFLVGQDGAVYEGVGWNVQGSHTYGYNDIALGIAFIGNFVEKPPNAASLDTAQDLIQCAVVKGYLDPNYLLVGHSDVANLLSPGQALYNIIKTWPHFKH; translated from the exons GCTTTCCCACCATCGTCTCCCGCAAGGAGTGGGGGGCTAGACCACTCACCTGCAGGGCCCCCCTGAGCCCACCCGTGCCCTTCCTCATCACGGAGCAGCTCACGGGGATGGAGTGCCAGGAGCAGACCCTCTGCAGCGAGATGCTGCGGGGCCTACGGTTCCATTCCGTCCACAGCAAAGGCTGGTGCGATGTAGCGTTCAA CTTCCTGGTTGGGGACGATGGCCGGGTGTACGAAGGTGTCGGCTGGAATGTCCAGGGTTCGCACACCCAAGGCTACAACAACGTCTCCCTGGGCATTGCCTTCTTTGGCAATAAGATAG GCAGCAGACCCAGCCCAGCTGCCTTATCAGCTGCAGAGGGCCTGATCTTCTATGCCATCCAGAAGGGTCACCTGTCACCCAGGTACATTCAGCCACTTCTCTTGAAAGAAGAGACCTgcctggcccctcagcacccaGGGGTGTCCGGTAAAG CTTGCCCCGACATCACCCCACGGTCTGCTTGGGAGGCCAGAGAGACACACTGCCCTCACATGAGCCTCCCAGCCAGATACGTCATCATCATCCACACTGCCGGGACCAGCTGCAGTGTGTCCATGGACTGCCTGAGCAGCGTCAGAGACATACAGTCCTTCCACATGGACAAGCTAGACTTCTGTGACATCGGCTATCA CTTCCTGGTGGGCCAGGATGGCGCCGTGTATGAAGGCGTAGGCTGGAATGTCCAAGGCTCCCACACCTACGGATACAACGACATTGCTCTAGGAATTGCCTTCATAGGCAACTTCGTAG AAAAACCTCCGAATGCGGCCTCCCTGGACACAGCCCAGGATCTGATCCAGTGTGCCGTGGTCAAGGGGTACCTGGACCCCAACTACCTGCTGGTGGGCCACAGTGATGTGGCTAACCTTCTGTCCCCTGGGCAGGCTTTGTACAACATCATCAAAACGTGGCCTCACTTCAAACACTGA